A single genomic interval of Mucilaginibacter boryungensis harbors:
- the traK gene encoding conjugative transposon protein TraK yields MFTHLRNIETAFQQNKRIVALVVLTSALISIAAIYFSFAAYQKASAHIYVLANGKALEAIAADRKDNIPVEARDHIKMFHYYFFTLDPDEKVIESNISKALYLADESARNQYNGLKEKSYYNNLISGNISQQITVDSIQLNMNSSPYYFKCFATEKLIRATSTISKLLITQGYLRNVSRSDNNPHGFLIEHWETLANRDTTLTP; encoded by the coding sequence ATGTTCACCCACCTCAGAAATATCGAAACTGCTTTTCAGCAAAATAAACGAATTGTCGCCCTGGTCGTCCTGACCAGCGCCTTAATATCCATCGCAGCCATCTATTTTTCATTCGCCGCTTATCAAAAAGCGTCGGCGCATATTTATGTGTTGGCGAATGGCAAAGCCCTGGAGGCGATCGCGGCAGACCGCAAAGACAATATACCGGTTGAAGCACGCGACCATATCAAAATGTTTCATTATTATTTTTTTACGCTTGACCCGGATGAGAAAGTAATAGAAAGCAATATCAGCAAAGCGCTTTACCTGGCGGATGAAAGCGCGCGGAACCAATACAATGGGCTGAAAGAAAAGAGCTATTACAATAACCTGATCTCAGGTAATATCAGCCAGCAGATCACAGTGGATAGTATCCAACTTAATATGAACAGCAGCCCTTACTATTTCAAGTGCTTTGCCACTGAAAAACTGATCCGGGCAACTTCGACGATTAGCAAGTTACTAATCACTCAAGGTTACCTGCGCAACGTCAGCCGTTCCGACAATAACCCCCACGGCTTTTTGATCGAGCACTGGGAAACATTAGCTAACCGTGATACAACCCTGACACCATGA
- a CDS encoding VOC family protein, which produces MSKPILAGIAPQVVVSDAKKTAEYYQNVLGFKLIGFFPSEVSTAYVMLKRDGFQIHFGGAEDINPHINDRIRCGTPDFLIWVPEIEAFYEEVTAKGAKIQQEIMQRSYGREFIIEDCDGHWLHVCD; this is translated from the coding sequence ATGTCAAAACCAATCCTCGCCGGTATCGCCCCGCAAGTCGTGGTTAGCGATGCCAAAAAAACAGCCGAATACTATCAAAACGTCCTGGGCTTTAAACTCATCGGCTTCTTTCCGTCCGAAGTAAGTACGGCCTATGTTATGCTCAAACGCGACGGGTTCCAGATTCATTTTGGCGGAGCTGAAGATATCAACCCGCATATCAATGACCGCATCCGTTGCGGTACACCCGATTTCCTGATCTGGGTACCTGAAATAGAAGCATTTTACGAAGAAGTGACCGCCAAAGGTGCCAAGATACAGCAGGAGATCATGCAGCGCTCCTACGGACGGGAATTTATTATCGAAGACTGCGACGGCCACTGGTTGCATGTCTGCGATTAG
- a CDS encoding KOW domain-containing RNA-binding protein → MENNDDLKDGDACIVINGTHKGKTGVATDFHTSKTGHVTITVAPANGDRFKTLARNVKKQ, encoded by the coding sequence ATGGAAAATAATGACGATTTGAAGGACGGCGATGCTTGCATCGTGATCAATGGGACTCACAAAGGTAAGACCGGAGTAGCAACGGATTTTCATACCAGCAAGACCGGACATGTGACCATTACCGTCGCACCCGCTAACGGGGACAGGTTCAAGACGCTTGCCCGGAATGTAAAAAAACAATAA
- the traJ gene encoding conjugative transposon protein TraJ: MKKKALMIALLVITGTALPQFVLADGLADDIHGLQGVLNNVYNEMLPMCSQLIGVARGIAGFGALWYIAARVWRHLANAEAVDFYPLLRPFALGMAILLFPTVIAVINGVMNPVVAATGGMVKNSDAAIEKLLAQKQAAIEKTDTWQMYVGDDGEGDRDKWYKYTHPDDPNGDKEGVFSGLGNDVKFAMDKASYKFRNSVKQWMSEILQVVYEAAALCINTIRTFYLIVLAILGPLVFGLSVFDGFQHTLTTWLAKYLNVFLWLPVANIFGSIIGKVQENMLKLDIQQIGNAGDTFFSSTDTAYLIFLLIGIVGYFTVPAVAGYIINPGGGNGLLNKVTNLTSISLSSVRSSSYAAGERMVQGAANIAQAPGNVMDGYRSAGSNNVQAEKLNGNPKK, translated from the coding sequence ATGAAAAAGAAAGCTTTAATGATCGCCCTGCTGGTGATCACCGGGACCGCTTTGCCGCAATTTGTTTTAGCCGATGGCCTGGCCGATGACATTCACGGCTTACAAGGCGTGCTCAATAATGTATATAATGAAATGCTGCCCATGTGCAGCCAGCTCATCGGCGTCGCCCGAGGGATCGCCGGTTTCGGGGCGCTATGGTATATCGCCGCACGCGTTTGGCGGCATTTAGCCAATGCGGAAGCGGTCGATTTTTATCCCTTGTTACGGCCCTTTGCTTTAGGTATGGCCATTCTTTTATTCCCGACGGTTATCGCGGTGATCAACGGTGTCATGAATCCAGTGGTAGCGGCGACCGGTGGCATGGTTAAGAATTCTGACGCGGCAATCGAAAAACTACTGGCGCAAAAACAGGCAGCTATCGAAAAAACGGATACCTGGCAAATGTATGTCGGCGATGATGGTGAAGGCGACCGCGACAAATGGTACAAATACACCCACCCGGATGATCCGAACGGTGACAAGGAAGGTGTTTTTTCCGGCTTGGGCAATGACGTAAAATTCGCCATGGATAAAGCCAGTTACAAATTCCGTAACAGCGTGAAGCAATGGATGTCCGAGATCTTACAGGTGGTTTACGAAGCCGCAGCACTTTGTATCAATACCATTCGTACCTTCTACCTGATCGTGCTGGCGATATTAGGCCCGCTCGTTTTTGGCCTATCGGTCTTCGATGGTTTCCAGCATACCCTGACGACCTGGCTGGCTAAATACCTCAACGTGTTTCTTTGGCTGCCAGTCGCCAATATCTTCGGCAGCATCATCGGCAAAGTGCAGGAAAATATGCTCAAACTGGATATCCAGCAAATTGGCAATGCCGGCGACACGTTTTTTTCCAGTACCGATACAGCTTACCTCATATTTTTATTGATTGGCATTGTCGGCTATTTCACCGTACCCGCGGTTGCCGGTTATATCATCAACCCCGGCGGCGGTAACGGCCTGTTAAATAAAGTGACCAATTTGACGTCCATCAGTCTGAGTTCGGTCAGATCATCCTCCTATGCGGCAGGCGAACGCATGGTACAAGGCGCTGCCAATATTGCCCAGGCACCGGGCAACGTTATGGACGGCTATCGCTCGGCCGGTTCCAACAATGTCCAGGCAGAAAAACTAAACGGAAACCCAAAAAAATAA
- a CDS encoding ImuA family protein — protein sequence MADANKQLIERLQKDILQWEGYKAPASGRRETLGLGPLEAGFPNGVFPKSTVHELVCADREQAAASGGFVTGVLSLLMQEGGICVWIGRRRLFAPALAAFGVAPHRVIFINLGKDKDALWVMEEALKCGGLTAVVCELKDMDFKQSQRFQRAVEQSRVTGFVLRNAKAKLSSTACAARWQISALPSTDLGALPGLGFLRWQVDLLKVRNGQTGSYVLEWQDQHFVPVEEDVFVAERQVG from the coding sequence ATGGCCGATGCGAACAAACAACTGATCGAAAGGCTGCAAAAGGATATTTTGCAATGGGAAGGCTATAAAGCGCCGGCTAGCGGGCGGCGGGAGACTTTAGGTTTGGGGCCGCTGGAAGCGGGTTTTCCTAATGGCGTGTTTCCGAAAAGCACGGTGCATGAACTGGTTTGTGCCGACCGGGAGCAGGCGGCAGCTTCGGGCGGCTTTGTGACAGGCGTACTGTCTTTATTAATGCAGGAAGGCGGGATTTGTGTCTGGATCGGGCGGCGGCGTTTATTTGCCCCGGCACTGGCGGCATTTGGGGTAGCACCGCACCGCGTCATTTTTATTAATTTAGGGAAAGACAAGGACGCCTTGTGGGTGATGGAAGAAGCGCTGAAGTGCGGCGGTTTGACCGCCGTAGTTTGCGAACTCAAAGACATGGACTTTAAACAGTCCCAGCGCTTTCAGCGGGCGGTAGAACAAAGCCGGGTAACAGGTTTTGTCTTGCGCAACGCAAAGGCCAAATTAAGTTCTACCGCTTGCGCGGCACGCTGGCAAATCAGCGCCTTGCCCAGTACGGACTTGGGCGCATTGCCCGGTTTAGGTTTCTTACGCTGGCAAGTAGATTTGCTCAAAGTACGGAACGGCCAAACGGGTTCTTATGTATTGGAATGGCAGGATCAGCATTTTGTACCAGTCGAAGAAGACGTTTTTGTAGCAGAAAGGCAGGTAGGTTGA
- the traM gene encoding conjugative transposon protein TraM — MEKQRKFLLVLPLLVIPFMTMAFWALGGGKTSNQQAISSRGLDTDLPEAQFKDKDKTDKMSVYQEAQHDSTQDGVSPAFLRSMGLDKTPASKSDSVVTADDQAQKIQIKLAQLNKQLSQPQETRSSSSYDEPDPQQVRQLKKMMRNMNGGNNQPDPEMQQLSKMLDKIQAIQNPGSVQAKLEVTEPAKPFRAIPAVIDGKQKVMDGAAVKLKLTDTVTLKNQLLPKGQEIFGVCQVTNQRLLLTIQNIRLEKQIIPVNLTVFSLDGMPGIPAPEAELGGAAGSGADNAIQSMQFLSMDQSLGAQAAAGGINAAKGLFSKKVKKIKVKLQNQYPVLLKINK; from the coding sequence ATGGAAAAGCAACGAAAATTTCTGTTGGTATTACCGTTGTTGGTGATACCCTTTATGACCATGGCCTTTTGGGCTTTAGGCGGTGGCAAAACGTCCAATCAACAGGCTATAAGCAGCCGTGGCCTGGATACCGACCTGCCAGAGGCGCAATTCAAAGATAAGGACAAGACCGATAAAATGTCCGTTTACCAGGAAGCGCAGCACGATTCAACGCAGGACGGCGTTAGCCCGGCCTTTTTGAGATCGATGGGCCTTGACAAAACCCCTGCCTCAAAATCCGATTCGGTAGTTACAGCGGATGATCAGGCGCAAAAAATTCAGATCAAACTGGCCCAATTAAACAAACAGCTTAGTCAACCGCAGGAAACGCGCTCCTCGTCGTCATATGACGAACCTGATCCTCAGCAAGTGCGGCAGTTAAAGAAAATGATGCGAAATATGAATGGGGGCAATAATCAGCCTGACCCGGAAATGCAGCAGCTCAGCAAAATGCTGGATAAGATACAGGCGATCCAAAACCCCGGCTCGGTACAAGCTAAACTGGAAGTTACCGAACCCGCTAAGCCATTCCGTGCCATACCGGCCGTAATTGATGGTAAGCAAAAAGTGATGGATGGCGCGGCGGTCAAACTCAAACTTACGGATACCGTAACCTTAAAAAACCAGTTATTGCCCAAGGGCCAGGAGATCTTTGGTGTATGTCAGGTCACCAATCAACGACTGCTCTTAACGATCCAAAACATCCGCTTAGAAAAGCAAATTATCCCCGTCAACCTGACCGTATTTAGCCTCGACGGAATGCCCGGCATACCTGCGCCCGAGGCAGAGTTGGGTGGCGCGGCCGGTTCCGGCGCTGATAACGCCATCCAAAGTATGCAGTTCCTGAGCATGGACCAAAGTCTGGGCGCTCAGGCGGCAGCCGGCGGCATCAATGCCGCTAAGGGATTATTCAGTAAAAAAGTAAAAAAGATCAAAGTCAAATTACAGAACCAGTACCCCGTCCTGCTGAAGATCAATAAATAA
- a CDS encoding DNA/RNA non-specific endonuclease, giving the protein MKKQIIIALLCAFAISASAQTINAAYVKALYQQYPTLPSDFCPACKLWVNPYYRSIADTAKHMPLVTYYVYTKVHRLQQENGNVPRTGIYAAWHAADGQPDETKVYKQANVESPDMIAKGHCQAWILLAYDINGAILSDTYTFNAGMEYQGQNIGTEIATEELCRKLTDQTDSVRIWCGTFGSQRTYTKNGITVTLPSHYYKIIKYNDQLLCYWMPNLPTEKRALLPQRKVSHDQLIANLGFDPMAIFKE; this is encoded by the coding sequence ATGAAAAAACAGATCATTATCGCGCTGCTTTGCGCTTTTGCCATTTCGGCTAGCGCACAAACGATCAACGCGGCCTACGTCAAAGCGCTTTACCAGCAATATCCGACCCTTCCATCAGACTTCTGCCCCGCCTGTAAACTTTGGGTCAACCCTTATTACCGGTCCATCGCTGATACGGCAAAGCATATGCCGCTGGTCACTTATTACGTCTATACCAAAGTCCACCGCCTACAACAGGAAAACGGTAATGTGCCCCGCACCGGTATTTACGCCGCCTGGCATGCCGCTGATGGCCAACCCGACGAGACCAAAGTGTATAAACAAGCGAATGTGGAATCACCGGACATGATCGCCAAAGGGCACTGCCAGGCCTGGATCTTATTGGCTTATGATATTAACGGCGCTATCCTCTCGGACACCTATACTTTTAATGCCGGAATGGAATACCAGGGACAGAATATCGGAACGGAGATCGCGACCGAAGAACTCTGCCGTAAACTAACCGATCAAACAGACAGTGTGCGCATCTGGTGTGGCACTTTTGGCAGCCAGCGAACTTATACCAAAAACGGTATAACGGTAACATTGCCCAGCCATTATTATAAAATCATCAAGTACAACGACCAGTTGCTTTGCTATTGGATGCCCAATCTGCCGACCGAAAAACGGGCCTTGTTGCCGCAACGTAAGGTCAGCCATGACCAATTGATCGCGAACCTGGGATTTGATCCCATGGCGATTTTTAAAGAATAG
- a CDS encoding alpha-ketoglutarate-dependent dioxygenase AlkB family protein translates to MEQLSFFAEAGQSKGLPKELLEYYPGFIDQPTSDILLQKFIAEMPWKQTKQKMWDKEYLTPRLTAWHGDVGTDYSVSGKISNPNPWTPELLMLKEKVEAVAGIKFNSVLLNYYRDGNDSVAWHSDRESVLGKNPVIASVSFGQVRSFDIRNKADHREHYSVKLEHGSFLLMKAGLQEHWEHRIAKSVKPMRTRINLTFRVVI, encoded by the coding sequence ATGGAGCAGTTGAGTTTTTTCGCGGAAGCGGGACAGAGTAAGGGATTACCGAAGGAATTACTGGAATATTATCCAGGGTTTATTGATCAGCCAACCAGCGATATATTGCTACAAAAATTTATCGCGGAAATGCCCTGGAAACAGACGAAGCAGAAAATGTGGGATAAGGAATACCTGACGCCGAGATTGACGGCCTGGCACGGGGATGTCGGCACGGATTATTCAGTATCGGGCAAAATCTCCAACCCTAATCCCTGGACACCGGAGTTATTAATGCTCAAGGAAAAAGTGGAGGCCGTAGCCGGTATTAAATTCAATAGCGTTTTGCTGAATTATTACCGGGATGGCAATGATTCGGTAGCCTGGCATAGTGACCGGGAAAGCGTGTTGGGTAAAAACCCTGTTATTGCTTCGGTTAGTTTTGGGCAAGTACGTAGTTTTGATATCCGTAATAAAGCGGATCATCGCGAACATTATTCGGTAAAACTGGAGCATGGCTCTTTTTTACTAATGAAAGCCGGGCTTCAGGAACACTGGGAACACCGGATCGCCAAATCCGTTAAACCAATGAGGACCCGCATCAATCTAACCTTTAGAGTAGTTATCTGA